From the Buteo buteo chromosome 1, bButBut1.hap1.1, whole genome shotgun sequence genome, one window contains:
- the DRD5 gene encoding D(1B) dopamine receptor, producing MLRGGRSPPLPPAAGPPGGARSPAGAPGAAQVAAGSLLALLILWTLFGNVLVCAAIVRYRHLRSKVTNIFIVSLAVSDLLVALLVMPWKAVAEVAGYWPFGAFCNVWVAFDIMCSTASILNLCVISVDRYWAISSPFRYERKMTQRLALVMIGVAWALSVLISFIPVQLNWHKGGHVAAGGDVGDGFGAGWAAAGAVTTWAEDISTTWVTLAAMRPSEGTSGSNDTLAGPSESCDSSLNRTYAISSSLISFYIPVAIMIVTYTRIYRIAQVQIRRISSLERAAEHAQSCRSSHVDCHHHTSLKSSIRKETKVLKTLSVIMGVFVCCWLPFFILNCMVPFCESPPSDPHAGLPCVSETTFNIFVWFGWANSSLNPIIYAFNADFRKVFSNLLGCGQFCSSTPVETVNISNELISYNQDTLFHKEIATAYVNMIPNVVDCEENREDPFDGMSQISPDQEIATDSVCELDCEGEISLGKITPFTPNGLH from the coding sequence ATGCTGCGGGGCGGCCGGagcccgccgctgccgccggcggcgggaccccccggcggggcgcggagccCGGCGGGCGCCCCCGGGGCGGCGCAGGTGGCGGCGGGCAGCCTGCTGGCTCTGCTCATCCTCTGGACGCTCTTTGGGAACGTGCTGGTGTGCGCGGCCATCGTCCGCTACCGGCACCTGAGGAGCAAGGTCACCAACATCTTCATCGTGTCGCTGGCCGTCTCGGACCTGCTGGTGGCTCTGCTGGTCATGCCCTGGAAGGCGGTGGCTGAGGTGGCCGGGTACTGGCCCTTCGGGGCTTTCTGCAACGTCTGGGTGGCCTTCGATATCATGTGCTCCACGGCCTCCATCCTGAACCTGTGCGTGATCAGCGTGGACAGGTACTGGGCTATTTCCAGCCCTTTCCGCTACGAGAGGAAGATGACCCAGCGGCTGGCTCTGGTGATGATCGGCGTGGCGTGGGCTTTGTCCGTGCTCATCTCCTTCATCCCCGTCCAGCTCAACTGGCACAAAGGCGGCCACGTTGCGGCCGGCGGTGACGTCGGAGACGGATTTGGCGCTGGCTGGGCAGCGGCAGGTGCTGTCACCACCTGGGCGGAAGATATCAGCACCACGTGGGTGACGTTAGCAGCGATGAGACCCTCCGAGGGGACCTCTGGCAGCAACGATACCCTCGCTGGACCGTCGGAGAGCTGTGACTCCAGCCTCAACAGGACTTACGCTATTTCCTCCTCCTTGATCAGTTTTTATATCCCGGTGGCTATCATGATAGTTACCTACACTCGAATCTACCGCATTGCCCAGGTGCAGATTCGTCGTATCTCTTCCCTGGAGAGGGCAGCCGAGCACGCGCAGAGCTGCCGGAGCAGCCATGTCGACTGCCACCACCACACGAGCCTCAAGTCCTCCATCAGGAAAGAGACCAAGGTGTTGAAGACTCTCTCCGTCATCATGGGCGTCTTTGTCTGCTGCTGGTTGCCATTCTTCATCTTGAACTGCATGGTTCCCTTCTGCGAGAGCCCACCCAGTGACCCCCACGCTGGCCTTCCCTGCGTCAGCGAGACCACCTTTAATATCTTCGTCTGGTTCGGTTGGGCCAACTCCTCTCTCAACCCCATCATCTACGCCTTCAATGCTGACTTTAGAAAGGTCTTCTCCAACCTCCTGGGATGCGGTCAGTTTTGCTCTAGTACTCCAGTGGAGACTGTTAATATAAGCAACGAGCTTATCTCTTACAACCAGGACACCCTTTTCCATAAGGAGATAGCGACTGCTTACGTTAACATGATCCCAAATGTGGTTGACTGTGAGGAAAACCGCGAGGACCCTTTTGATGGGATGTCTCAGATCTCCCCTGACCAGGAGATTGCCACTGACTCTGTCTGTGAGCTGGACTGTGAGGGGGAGATTTCTCTAGGCAAAATAACACCTTTCACTCCAAATGGTTTACATTAA